The Methanocella sp. genome segment ATGGACGAAGTCCGCCCATTAATGATGGACGCCCCTGTCGGGAGCTGCGGCGGCACTTCCATGGCGTTGATGATGTGGAGCATGCCGCCAGGCTCGAGCAGGTCCGATGCGATCTCCACGATGTTGTCGATGGTTTCAGGCCGTGAGATCGGGACGAGGATATTCCGGTAAACGGTCCTCTTATTTAGCAACGCGATTTTCATGGCTCTTTCACCTTCATACTTATTCTTGAGCTCTGCGGAGATCTCGGGGTGCAGCTCGTGGGCCACGCCGGGATCGGTGACCTGAGTTCCCGGGATATGGTCCCTCCAGCTTAAATTCTGGCTTTTACGATAGGCGAGGTACATCAGGACGCCCACGATAAACCAGAGCGTGCCGACGATCTTGCCGATCTGGTGCAAATTCAGCACCAGGATCCAGACGAACAAACACACGAAAAAGCCCAGGACGGGCAGGATCGGAACGTCCAGATCCTTGCCTCTGATGTGTATGTTAAAGGCCCAGGGCGACTTGTAGGGCCGATAGAGGTCGGGCCTCTTACTCCTGAGCTTGATGAGCGAGAGGTTGACCAGCATGAACGAGACAAGGGCGCCATAATTATAAAGATCCCCCAGGATAATGGTCGGGTCTTCGGACGTCAACTTATAAGTCCCCATGACCCAGACGAAAACGACGAAGCCGATCGACGCCAGGCTAAAGACAATGATCGTCCTCGTGGGCACGCGGTATTTCGGGTGAAGCTTGCTGAACCACTGGGGCATGATTCTGTACCGGGCCATGGAGTACGTCACCCGGGAGGCGCCGATGACGCCGGTGTTCGTGGACATGAGCAGCATGAGGACGCCCAGCAGGCCGACCCACAGGGGCAGGAATGTGACCAGCGGGTTGGCAGGGCTCAAGCTCAGGCAAATGCCCTTGGCGACGCCCGTGACCGGGTCGTTCTGGTAGGTGGTGCCTATCGTCGTCGGCGACATTTTTGGAAGCCCGACGGCGAGCGAACACAGCAGGAGGCCTGCGAGAATTACCGCAACGATGAGCGCCTTGGTGGCACGGGGGATGGTCCTGTCGGGGCGCTTAGTCTCCTCGGCGGCCTGCGAAATGGACTCCAGCCCGATGAAGGAGACCATGGCCACGGTGATGCCCCAGCCGAAGCTCGTCCAGGAGACGCCGGTGCCAAGCTGCGTGATGTTGTGGATGAACGTGGGCAGGTTCCAGACGAGGGCAAAGCCGATCAGGAGCAGGGCGATCTCGCTGATGATGCTGACGATCGACAGGACTATATTCAGGTTTGCCGACTCCCGGATGCCGATGTAATTCAGCGCCATGAGCACGATGCATAATATGATGGTCGCGACGGCCTGGAACGTATAGTTCGGCGCGCCGCTGATGCCCATGGTATTGATGCTATTCAAGCCGGCCAGCGTCCCGACATACGGCACCCCGACGGAGCCGAGATTGCTTAAAAAGCTGCCCAGGTATCCCATGGTTATCCAGCCGAAGAGGGCGATGTCGATCGTATAGTCCAGCAGCAGGCCCCAGCCGGCGATGAAAGACCAGAAATCGTCGAAGGCCTCGCGGGCGAATATGGACGCTCCGCCCGCCATGGGTATGGCGGACGCCAGCTCGGCATAGCTCAAGGCCGTAAAAATATAGCCCAGGGCTGCCACGGCCAGCGCCAGCGGCGCCGCACCTGCCGCGAAGAATAATACCAGGCCCAGGGCAACGTAAATATCCGCGCCAACATCGGCAAAGCCGATGGAGAACGAGCCGAGAACTCCCAGGTCCCTTTTAAGCTTGACGACCTCAACCTTCGGCTCAGTAGCCTGTTGAGCTGCCTGCTGTTTACCCATATCTGCCATGAACATCCATCACTTCAGGAAAAATCGATAGAAATATGTATATAAGTATTGCTATCATAGCGTACTTCATTATATATACAATTTACTATTTTATATTCCTTTTATCGCCTATGGACTTGACCATTAAAACGGGGCACGGCGAGCCCTTGATCAGCCTGTCCGCCGTGGAGCCAAGGAGGAAGTTTTGATACAGGGGCTTTTCCGTGGCGCCGATCATCATGAGATCATATCCCCGATCCGCCTCGTCCAGTATGGTTTCCACGACCAGGCCTTTTCTATTCAGTACCCGGGGAGCGATGCCAGCATCATGAAGCCGGTCGCTGACCGGCTTAAGGGCTGCGGCGGCATCGCCCTCGCCGACGTAGAGCACGGTGATCTCGCTGCCGTGCTTTTTATGCAATTCCTCGGCAAGCATCGCGGCCTTTACTGAGTGCTGATAGCCGGACGTGGGGATCAATATCCGGTCATAGCCCATCGCCTTATCCTCCATGTAGCGGAAGACGATGGTCTCAACCTTCGACTGCCGGATGATCTCGTCCACGTTGCTGCCGAAAATGTGCTTCAGCCGCTTCCGGTAGGTGGAATTCGCCAGCAGGATAAGGTCGTAGCCGCCCGACTCCGCCTCTTCCAGGATGCCCATCGCGACCGAGAGGGATTTCTTGACGCGGTAGCCGACCCGCATTCCTTCCGTTGCCGAAAGCAGGTGCGTCGTCGAGATGGTACTCATGGCCCGCCGCCATTCGGCGGGCGATATGATAAAAAGGTCAGAGGCGATGATATGCAGGAACGTGATTTCGCCGCCCGGCATTAAAAAATGATCGACGAAGTCCACGAGGAATTTCATGTTTGAGGTCCGCGTGATCGGTATGAGGATTTTTTTATACACACTAGCACCCTGGACCATTTACAATACGGCGGTAGCCTAATAAATATTATCATGCCAGGCTGGAGGACAGGAGCCTCACGGCCTCGAAAATCTCCCTGGGATTTGCTCCCCAGTGCACGACGACGCCCTTGACGCCATTTATTTCCTTTAGCCCCAGCTTTTCAGACTGGCAGCATCGCAGGATGAACGGGCGCGCCGGCTGCACGTTTGTGAGGGGGCACACGTTCACGTGCTCGAACCGTTTTCCGGGATATTTCGCCTCGAAGACGAGCTTCGACGTGTTGCACCCGACGAGCCTTATGTCGCCTTCGGGCTCCGCGTCGAGCGAGTCCAGGAAGAGGCCGTCCAGGCCCGAGGCACGACACGGGAATATGATCGTCCGTTTCGGGTCCTCGAAATTCTTCAAGTCGGTGACATGATATTTAAAGTCGAACAGGAGCTCTCCGTACATGCCCGCCTCGTCCTGACGCTGGATATTATAGACGAGCCACGCGGGCCAAGGCGGCGCGATGTCGAAGACGTCGACCTGCGTGAGCACGGACGGGTCGGGCCTGTGCACAAAGTTATAGTGCCGGTCCACGCCCCGGAAGACGACGGTATTGATGTTATTCTTACAGAGTTCAGCGGCTTTTTTGATCATGTGGGCCCGGTTGGTGATATCCATGGGCGGGCCGTAGACGAGAGTTTCGCCTGCGCCAGCTATTTTCCGCATGCTTTTCCTGTCCCTCAGGAAGCCCTCGCCTTCGCTCGATACTTCGTATACGTCGCAGCGGTCGGGCGCCTCGAAAACGAGCACGTACTCCGATGAAAAGTAAATAATATCTTCGGGCCGGTAGTCCTTCCGGGCGTACTTATCCGCGACGCCTATGAGCCGGCAGTGACTCGGGAATATCATGTTGACTCCAGGTTCTTGACGATATATAGCCCGACGTCCTCCGTCTTGAACTTTCCGCCAAGGTCGGGGGTCAGTATGCCATGCGAAATAATATGATCTACCGCCTCCTGGACTCGCTCCGCCTTTGCCCGATATCCCGCCCATTCAAGCAGCATTTTAGCGCTCAGTACCGCTGCAATGGGATTCGCGATGCCCCTGCCCGCGATATCGGGGGCACTGCCGTGGACGGGCTCGAAAAGCGCATAGCGATCGCCGATGTTGGCGCTCGGGGATAGGCCCAGGCCCCCTATGAGGGCGGCCGCCTCGTCCGATAAAATATCGCCGAACAGGTTCGTGGTCACGATGGTATCGAACTGCGACGGCTTACGTATCAGGTTGTATGCCATGGCGTCGACGAGCATTTCCTCGTAAGGCACTCCCGACTTCTTTGCCACGCCGATACAGACGTCCCGGAAGAGCTCGCAGGAGCGGAGCACGTTGGCCTTATGGACGATAGTGAGCTTCTGCAGGCCCGGGCGGCTGCAGGCTTTCCGGGCGATGCGCTCGCTTGCATGGCGGGTGATCTTACGGGTCGAGAGCACCTGGTCGTCCGTGACCTCCTCGATGCCGCAATAGAGGTCTTCACTATTCTCGCGATAAATGATAAAATCGACTTTATAGGGCGATATGGCGCTGGACTTGAACGGCCGCACGTTGGCGTACGCGTCGAGCTCCCGGCGTAGTGTTAAAATGACGCTTGGATAGATCTTTTTCGGCGGGGACGTGATAGCGCCGAAGAGGACGCAGTCGCATTTTTTTATCGTATCGAGGTCTTCTTCGGACATGGCCGTCCCTTCCCTCATGAATCGCTCATTTCCGACGTTTATGTAAACATATTCCGCTTCTGGCATAACCGCCTGGAGAACATCGACTGCGACGGGCACGACCTCCTTTCCGATGCCGTCCCCGGGAAGGACCGCTATCCTCATCTGTTCGCCCTCCTGTAGGCCACAAGGCCGCCTGCGTTCAGGATATCCTGCAGGAAATCGGGCAGCTTCGTGCTTTTATACTCCTTTCCTCCCGCCATGACCAGGCCTCTGTCAAGATCCACTTCGACGATGTCTCCTTTCTGAACGGCATTGTAAATATTCGCCTCAACGATGGGCAGCCCCAAATTAATAGAGTTCCTGAAGAATATACGGGCGAAGGACTTTGCCACGACACAGCTAATACCGGCGTATTTTAGGGCCAGCGGTGCCTGCTCTCTCGATGAGCCGCAGCCGAAGTTTTTACCGGCCACGATTATGTCGCCTTTAGCGGGCTTGAATGCCGGGTCGATGCCCTCCATGGCGTGCTCGCCGAACGTCTTGAAGTCCGCAGTCCGCAGATATTTACCAGGGATGATGACGTCCGTATCGACGTTATCCCCGTATTTCCAGGCCTTTCCCCTGAACTTCACAGGTATCGCCTCGGGTCCGCGATCTTTCCCCCGACGGCCGTGGCCGCGGCAGTAAGCGGCGAGCCGAGATAGACGTCGGCGCCTTTGCCCATACGGCCCTTGAAGTTCCGGTTCGTCGTGGACATGCAGGCCTCGCCTTCCGCGAGAACTCCCATGTGGCCGCCCAGGCAGGGTCCGCAGCCAGGATTACACAGGGTCGCCCCGGCCGATAGCAGCGTGGCGGCGATTCCGCTGTCGACCGCTTCCAGCATGATGCTCCGGGATGCCGGAATGATTAGTGTCCTGCATTTCACTTTTCGCCCCTTCAGGATGCGGGCTGCCTCCTCCAGGTCCTCCAGCCTGCCGTTCGTACAGGAGCCGATGAGCACCTGGTCGACGTGCGTGCCCTCGACTTCCTCCACGTCGTGGACGTTGTCGACTTCGATGGGGCAGGCGACCTGGGGCGAAATGTCAGAATTAAAATGATATGATTCGCAATACGTGGCATCCTTTGCGATGGCCGGAGAATAGGGCTCGGCGGCCCGGCCTTTCAGAAACGCTTCGGTCTTCGCATCCGGGGGGACGATGCCGGCCTTGGCGCCCATCTCGATGGCCATGTTGCAGAGGGTCATCCGGCCGGCCATAGACATCGCCTCGATGGCCGTACCGTAAAATTCCAGCGCCTTATAGGCGGCACCATCCGTTTTAATCTCTTTGATGATGCGGAGCGTTACGTCCTTCGCCGTAATGCCCTTCTGGAGCCTGCCATCTACCGTGACCTCAATGGTCTCGGGCACCCGGAACCAGAGCCTGCCCGAAGCGTAGATCTCGGCCATATCCGTGGCGCCGACGCCTGTCCCGAAGGCGCCGAAGGCGCCATACGTGCACGAGTGCGAGTCGGCGCCGACGACGACCTTACCGGGCAGGGCAAAGCCGTTCTCGGCCACGACCTGGTGGCAGATGCCCTCACCCACATCATATAAATGTGATATTTTTTGAGAGGCAGCCCAGCCTCTCAGCTCCTTCTGGAGCAGCGCCGTCGTCTCGTTGTTGGCGGGCACTAAATGGTCAAAAGGAATAATTATCCTGCCGGGGTCCCACACCTTTTCCATCTGCATGTCCTTGAAGGCCTTGACCGCCAGCACGGACGTGCCGTCGTGGCTCATGGTATAGTCAACCTTAGCGATAACGAAATCCCCGGCATGAGCCTTTTTCCCCGAGGCGCGCCCCAGTATTTCTTCACTTATGGTCCCCACTAATCTCACGCTTCTCCTTATAGAAAATTATTAGTACATTCACCATTTTATAGTTTCTTGTGAACGAATATTTCGGTAGCGAAATATTCGTTAATAATACTGGTCGGTGAGATTATGCCCGGATATTCGACCAACGAATGGATGAAGCTCATAAAAACGGAGCCCATCGACGTAGAGATATGCGACGTAACCCTGAGGGACGGCGAGCAGACGCCCGGCGTATCTTTCACGAAAGAGGAAAAAATGGATATCGCCCGGACGCTGGACGAGGTCGGCGTCGAGATCATCGAAGCAGGGTTTCCCATTATCTCCCAGGGGGAAAAAGACTCCGTTAAAGCTGTCTGTACCATGGGCTTGAATGCGAAGATAAGCTGCCTGGCCCGGGCCGTAAAGCCGGACATCGATGCCGTCATCGACTGCGGTGCCGACATGGTCGGCATTTTCATCGGGACCTCGGACCTGCACCTGACCTACAAGCATAAGAAAACGCAGGAAGAGGCCATCGAGTGCATGGTCACGGCCTCCGACTACGCGAAAAAGCACGGGCTCATCGTGCGTTTCGCGGCGGAGGATTCTACCAGGACTGGCCTGGACTTTTTGAAGCGATTCTATCGGGCCGGGGAAGAATGCGGTGCCGACTATGTTAACATCGCCGACACGGTGGGCATCATGACTCCGTCGACCATGAAATACCTGGTCGGCGAGGTGCGGAATATGGTCGATCTGCCCGTGTGCGTCCATTGCCACGACGACCTGGGCCTGGCGGTCGCCAACACCATGGCCGCGGCCGAGGCGGGCGCGAAGCAGTTGCATACGTGCGTGAACGGAATCGGCGAGCGGGCGGGCAACGCTTCCCTGGAAGAGGTCCTCATGGGGCTAAAGGTCCACTACGGCGTAGACCGCTATGATACAACTTTATTAAAAGGTCTCTCGGAGATGGTCGTGAAGTACTCTGGCATCACCATCGCGAGGAACAAGGCCGTCGTCGGCCAGAACGCCTTCGCGCACGAGTCCGGCATTCACATCGCGGCGCTGCTGGAGAATGACCGTACCTACGAGCTATTCTCGCCCGAGATCGTCGGCGGGCACCGGGAGTTCATCCTCGGGAAGCACAGCGGCAGCAAGGCTTTATGCTACATGGCCCGGCAGATGGGCTTTACTCTGTCGAAGGCCGAAACGGACATCGTCCTGGGGGAGATCAAGCGCATGAGCGAGTCCAAACGTTCATTACGCCGGGACGAGCTGGCCGAGCTTATCACGCTGGTGCTGTCAAAAGAAAGCACGAGCACGACCCTGGTTTAAGCCTTATTAATTTTAAACTGGTGCCCCGTCGGGCAGCGTGAAGTGACCACGTAGATCTTGAGCCCGGGCGCTTTTAACAGCCTGTCGAGGTCCGACCGGATCTTTTCGACGGAGTAGTCCGCAGGGTCCGCCAGCTCGCAGTCATCTTTAAAAATGTCTTTCAGCAGGCCGCTGACGTCAGGCGTTACCTGGCCACCGGTCATTGCCGCCTCCCGGTTGGCGAATATGACCGCTAGCACGTCGCAGCCATTAAACTTCGCGTTCAGCAGGGCCGCCAGGCCCGTGTGGAGCAGGGCGAAATCGCCCATCATGGCGATGCCTTTTTTCGGGAACCCGCAGGCCGAGCTGACGGACGATCCCAGCCCGACCCCGACGTTGAGCATTGTATAAGGCGGATTCGCAGCGATGATCGAGCAGCCAGCATCTCCGGCCACCGGGACGCCCATTGACTTAATCGCCTTATAGACCTCATCATATGGGCATGCGTCGCAATGCCCGACAGAATAGCCCCGCGTGGCCATGGTCTGCGGCTCGACCGCTCTCTTAACCGAAGGCATGTCCAGATGCTCGACTCCCTGCCGCATGTCTGCTTCGTTCAGCGGGCCTGCCCGGGGCAGATGCCCCGTCAGCCTGCCCTTTGCCTTTGGAACGCCAAGCTGTTCCTCCAGGAAGGGCGCCACCTCCTCGCACACGAGGACCGCCTCCAGATCCATGATAAAATCGTCGACCAGGGCCCGCGGGAAAGGGTTGACCATGGCGAGCGATAAATGCGATAGGCCCATGGACTCAGCGACTTTTGCCGCGTCAAGGGACGCGTGGCCCGAAGAGATGATGCCGCGAGCACCTCTTTTGACGGCTTTATTCAAAATATGATAATTCGACTCATGGGCCGCCAGGCTCCAGCCGTCCCGAAGATATTTCTGGTGCGTGCCCAGCATCGTATATGACCAGTGGGACATGTCCAGCTTTTTGTGCTCGTTCGATATTTTTTTCCTATGAATTGTGCCTTTTTCTTTTAGGGCCCCTTCTGTGAGCCGGACCAGGACGGGCGCGCAGATACGCTCCGAGAGCTGAATGCCGGATGCGATCGAATCGTAAATTTCCGCGGGCTCCGCCGGGTCGAATACCGGGATCTCGGCGAGCTTGCCATACCAGCGGGAGTCCTGCTCGTCATGGGAAAATAATGCGCCGACGTCGTCTCCCGCGATGACCGCTATTCCCGCTCCGAGCCCGTGGGTGGCGGAAATGATCAGCGGATCGGATAATATGTTGATGCCGACGTGCTTGGCGACGACGGCCGCCCGCTCGCCCATGACCGAGGCGCCCATGGCCATTTCGTAGGCGATCTTCTCGTTGGCCTGCCATCCTGCGTTCAGGCCGCTGTCCTTTTGAAGTGCGGTAAAGAGGTCATTTATCGGATAGCCGGGCACGCCCCCTACAAAGATGACGCCGCAATCCCTCAGGGCCAGGTGCGCCGCCTCGACGCCCGTGATATTTGTGACTTCAGTCCGCATCATACGTAAAAATGGTAAAAGCTCGTGGCATAATAAGCCTTCCCGACCTTAAGTCGTGCCAGACCACAATGCATCATTTTTTCTTAAGTTTCTTGAGCATGTTATCCGTCTCTTCATATCCATGCTGCTGCTTCTTCTCGTCCTCAGGCGAGCATAAAGAAAGTTTACTTGATTATAGTAAACTATATTTTACTTCATGCAGTATATGCTTGCGCCGAGGAGGATTTGTATGGCAATCAATGGTTTATCATATTATAACGGGGCCGAGGCCTTCGCTAAGAAGCTGCATGGTAAAGGCTCCTTCGTACTGGTCATGGGATACACGGAGACCGCAGCGATACCGGGCATCACGGTCGCGGGCGCGGCGCCCGAGCTGATGTGCTACACGCCGCCGCTTGACGCGGAGCTTGTCCACACGGGCCGGATCATCACGCTAGACAATATAGCCATGACGTCGGACGCAATTCCTACGCCCGGCCTCATCACGAGGGCAGCCGTATCATTGTCCGACTTCCGGGAGTATTACGTGGATGCGGGCGGAAAGATCTCTCCTTTTGTCCCCCACTTCCGGGTGGGCAACGGCCCCGGCGCAGACATTAGGACCGGCAAGGCCGTCCCCAATGCAAAGCAGATCATCGATAACGCCCGGAAGGTCGGGAAGGAGATCGCCGCCGAGTCGGAGTACCTGGTCATCGGCGAGACGACCCCCGCAGGCACGACGACGGCGCTGGCCGTATTACGCGCCCTTGGCGTGGACACGAAGAACGTCACGAGCAGCAGCATGGCGGACAACCCGCAGGCGCTGAAGGATGCTGTTGTCAAGGAAGGGCTACAGAAAGCCGGGATCAATGGCAAATGCGATGCTCTACAGGCTATCGAGGCCGTCGGCGACCCCATGATGGCCGCGACCATCGGCCTCGTCCAGGGCGCACAGGGCGTGCCGGTCATTCTGGCGGGCGGTACGCAGATGGCGGTCGTGTCCATATTGATCTCTAAGATGATGGACATCAACAAGGCAGACCTGGCCCTGAGCACGACGCGCTGGGTGGCCGAGGACAGCACCTCGAGCCTGTTCGGCATCCTCAAGGGCGCCGGAGTGAATATCCCGGTCATCGTGTCCAACCTGTCTTTCGCCCGGTCGAAGTATACAGGACTGCTGGCCTACGAGCGCGGCATGGTCAAGGAAGGCGTCGGTGCCGGCGGTATCGCAGCTGCCACGATCCTCAAGGGCGTGCCGAAGGTAAAGATCGAGGATACCGTAGAAGCCATTTACTCAAAAATGGTCGGGAACTAGCCGGTAAATATCCGGCTAAAATTTTTTAATCCAGAAAAGACTTACAAAAGCGAAAGTATATTGTACCCTAAACGCTTACAAATTAGTAAATACTATCACGATGTTGAGAAGATGCCTATGCAAAAAAGAATTGCTAAAGCCCTTAAAAAGAATCCGGAAAACTATTTATATACACCGGAAGAGAAACTTTTTAGTATGTCAAAAATGCAAGAATCGCATACCGCTAAAAACAAATCAAGGTTTAAAAAAGCCGGAGATGCGATTGTTAAAAAGACATCGGAACCTCCTATTAGTAAAGAGGAAGAAGATACTCTCTTGCGTTTTGCTGCCAAATCCATGATGGATGGCATAAAGAGTGGTAAAATCAAGACCCGCAGCTTAGAAGACGTCCTCGAAGAGCAGGATAAAAAGCGCGGCCTACGATAAAATGAAGGTCGACGTCTCGCCTGAAGCAGAAAACGACCTGGATGAGATGGATAACTCGTTATACGTTAAGTTTAAAAATCATTTGAAGTCGCTGGGGGATAATCCATATCAGAGGCATCTTGAACATGGATTACCGTATTACGTTAAAGATTTTAACAAAAAGAAGTATAAGATC includes the following:
- the cobT gene encoding nicotinate mononucleotide-dependent phosphoribosyltransferase CobT yields the protein MAINGLSYYNGAEAFAKKLHGKGSFVLVMGYTETAAIPGITVAGAAPELMCYTPPLDAELVHTGRIITLDNIAMTSDAIPTPGLITRAAVSLSDFREYYVDAGGKISPFVPHFRVGNGPGADIRTGKAVPNAKQIIDNARKVGKEIAAESEYLVIGETTPAGTTTALAVLRALGVDTKNVTSSSMADNPQALKDAVVKEGLQKAGINGKCDALQAIEAVGDPMMAATIGLVQGAQGVPVILAGGTQMAVVSILISKMMDINKADLALSTTRWVAEDSTSSLFGILKGAGVNIPVIVSNLSFARSKYTGLLAYERGMVKEGVGAGGIAAATILKGVPKVKIEDTVEAIYSKMVGN
- a CDS encoding homocitrate synthase family protein; this encodes MPGYSTNEWMKLIKTEPIDVEICDVTLRDGEQTPGVSFTKEEKMDIARTLDEVGVEIIEAGFPIISQGEKDSVKAVCTMGLNAKISCLARAVKPDIDAVIDCGADMVGIFIGTSDLHLTYKHKKTQEEAIECMVTASDYAKKHGLIVRFAAEDSTRTGLDFLKRFYRAGEECGADYVNIADTVGIMTPSTMKYLVGEVRNMVDLPVCVHCHDDLGLAVANTMAAAEAGAKQLHTCVNGIGERAGNASLEEVLMGLKVHYGVDRYDTTLLKGLSEMVVKYSGITIARNKAVVGQNAFAHESGIHIAALLENDRTYELFSPEIVGGHREFILGKHSGSKALCYMARQMGFTLSKAETDIVLGEIKRMSESKRSLRRDELAELITLVLSKESTSTTLV
- a CDS encoding type II toxin-antitoxin system RelE/ParE family toxin, yielding MKVDVSPEAENDLDEMDNSLYVKFKNHLKSLGDNPYQRHLEHGLPYYVKDFNKKKYKIVYTIENDTIYVERCFDDHKKYDRWLELIRRKMNK
- a CDS encoding universal stress protein — translated: MYKKILIPITRTSNMKFLVDFVDHFLMPGGEITFLHIIASDLFIISPAEWRRAMSTISTTHLLSATEGMRVGYRVKKSLSVAMGILEEAESGGYDLILLANSTYRKRLKHIFGSNVDEIIRQSKVETIVFRYMEDKAMGYDRILIPTSGYQHSVKAAMLAEELHKKHGSEITVLYVGEGDAAAALKPVSDRLHDAGIAPRVLNRKGLVVETILDEADRGYDLMMIGATEKPLYQNFLLGSTADRLIKGSPCPVLMVKSIGDKRNIK
- a CDS encoding isocitrate/isopropylmalate dehydrogenase family protein yields the protein MRIAVLPGDGIGKEVVPVAVDVLQAVMPEAEYVYINVGNERFMREGTAMSEEDLDTIKKCDCVLFGAITSPPKKIYPSVILTLRRELDAYANVRPFKSSAISPYKVDFIIYRENSEDLYCGIEEVTDDQVLSTRKITRHASERIARKACSRPGLQKLTIVHKANVLRSCELFRDVCIGVAKKSGVPYEEMLVDAMAYNLIRKPSQFDTIVTTNLFGDILSDEAAALIGGLGLSPSANIGDRYALFEPVHGSAPDIAGRGIANPIAAVLSAKMLLEWAGYRAKAERVQEAVDHIISHGILTPDLGGKFKTEDVGLYIVKNLEST
- a CDS encoding 3-isopropylmalate dehydratase small subunit, which codes for MKFRGKAWKYGDNVDTDVIIPGKYLRTADFKTFGEHAMEGIDPAFKPAKGDIIVAGKNFGCGSSREQAPLALKYAGISCVVAKSFARIFFRNSINLGLPIVEANIYNAVQKGDIVEVDLDRGLVMAGGKEYKSTKLPDFLQDILNAGGLVAYRRANR
- a CDS encoding DUF7714 family protein; its protein translation is MIFPSHCRLIGVADKYARKDYRPEDIIYFSSEYVLVFEAPDRCDVYEVSSEGEGFLRDRKSMRKIAGAGETLVYGPPMDITNRAHMIKKAAELCKNNINTVVFRGVDRHYNFVHRPDPSVLTQVDVFDIAPPWPAWLVYNIQRQDEAGMYGELLFDFKYHVTDLKNFEDPKRTIIFPCRASGLDGLFLDSLDAEPEGDIRLVGCNTSKLVFEAKYPGKRFEHVNVCPLTNVQPARPFILRCCQSEKLGLKEINGVKGVVVHWGANPREIFEAVRLLSSSLA
- a CDS encoding amino acid permease codes for the protein MADMGKQQAAQQATEPKVEVVKLKRDLGVLGSFSIGFADVGADIYVALGLVLFFAAGAAPLALAVAALGYIFTALSYAELASAIPMAGGASIFAREAFDDFWSFIAGWGLLLDYTIDIALFGWITMGYLGSFLSNLGSVGVPYVGTLAGLNSINTMGISGAPNYTFQAVATIILCIVLMALNYIGIRESANLNIVLSIVSIISEIALLLIGFALVWNLPTFIHNITQLGTGVSWTSFGWGITVAMVSFIGLESISQAAEETKRPDRTIPRATKALIVAVILAGLLLCSLAVGLPKMSPTTIGTTYQNDPVTGVAKGICLSLSPANPLVTFLPLWVGLLGVLMLLMSTNTGVIGASRVTYSMARYRIMPQWFSKLHPKYRVPTRTIIVFSLASIGFVVFVWVMGTYKLTSEDPTIILGDLYNYGALVSFMLVNLSLIKLRSKRPDLYRPYKSPWAFNIHIRGKDLDVPILPVLGFFVCLFVWILVLNLHQIGKIVGTLWFIVGVLMYLAYRKSQNLSWRDHIPGTQVTDPGVAHELHPEISAELKNKYEGERAMKIALLNKRTVYRNILVPISRPETIDNIVEIASDLLEPGGMLHIINAMEVPPQLPTGASIINGRTSSMLMSAVEKAKSYSVKATAEAITTRSIVDAIVQMAQLKKCDLIVMGSSQRTMTQKVLFGNVVDNVLRESPCDVAVFSYTGDLAQLKYRKILVPTTGFQHSTRALDIALNLQKKFKGIVTSMYVGKKSEKTNAEAILDNVNRMAEGSGVEHSAIFMSGSVVDSIIDAAKDGYDLVIIGATERPSYYKQLLGSTADEIVKSAPCNVLVVRTKK
- a CDS encoding 3-isopropylmalate dehydratase large subunit, with the translated sequence MGTISEEILGRASGKKAHAGDFVIAKVDYTMSHDGTSVLAVKAFKDMQMEKVWDPGRIIIPFDHLVPANNETTALLQKELRGWAASQKISHLYDVGEGICHQVVAENGFALPGKVVVGADSHSCTYGAFGAFGTGVGATDMAEIYASGRLWFRVPETIEVTVDGRLQKGITAKDVTLRIIKEIKTDGAAYKALEFYGTAIEAMSMAGRMTLCNMAIEMGAKAGIVPPDAKTEAFLKGRAAEPYSPAIAKDATYCESYHFNSDISPQVACPIEVDNVHDVEEVEGTHVDQVLIGSCTNGRLEDLEEAARILKGRKVKCRTLIIPASRSIMLEAVDSGIAATLLSAGATLCNPGCGPCLGGHMGVLAEGEACMSTTNRNFKGRMGKGADVYLGSPLTAAATAVGGKIADPRRYL
- a CDS encoding thiamine pyrophosphate-dependent enzyme — protein: MMRTEVTNITGVEAAHLALRDCGVIFVGGVPGYPINDLFTALQKDSGLNAGWQANEKIAYEMAMGASVMGERAAVVAKHVGINILSDPLIISATHGLGAGIAVIAGDDVGALFSHDEQDSRWYGKLAEIPVFDPAEPAEIYDSIASGIQLSERICAPVLVRLTEGALKEKGTIHRKKISNEHKKLDMSHWSYTMLGTHQKYLRDGWSLAAHESNYHILNKAVKRGARGIISSGHASLDAAKVAESMGLSHLSLAMVNPFPRALVDDFIMDLEAVLVCEEVAPFLEEQLGVPKAKGRLTGHLPRAGPLNEADMRQGVEHLDMPSVKRAVEPQTMATRGYSVGHCDACPYDEVYKAIKSMGVPVAGDAGCSIIAANPPYTMLNVGVGLGSSVSSACGFPKKGIAMMGDFALLHTGLAALLNAKFNGCDVLAVIFANREAAMTGGQVTPDVSGLLKDIFKDDCELADPADYSVEKIRSDLDRLLKAPGLKIYVVTSRCPTGHQFKINKA